One window of the Osmerus mordax isolate fOsmMor3 chromosome 2, fOsmMor3.pri, whole genome shotgun sequence genome contains the following:
- the LOC136967970 gene encoding putative nuclease HARBI1 isoform X2, whose amino-acid sequence MATRAAYFSPSEAQILMEAYEEVKDIIKKKGNTATVIKQREKAWQSIADRLNALNMNGPKRTWQQVKIKYKNILQNAVKKNTHRQGTGGGSPKADLTPAEDMALELNKGRPVLEGIPGGKETSIGSSQDATRFIQVSGSTVFLLEPPAQAPDDADPGEGPSAAATAHDGDDDEEETISLDSRRHEDPDAIQWENQPGNISSQAIRKLYGNHLRRQIELADIDIQYKKKKMENLALESEIKKRTIRKLDLEIKKLERELQEDDTADDHLYERYRFSADGIRYLCRLLGPRIKHRTARSHALSVEQMVCVALRFFASGAFLYSVGDAEQLNKATICRTIRSVCLAIKALADVFISFPGHRRLCDIKEEFYRIAVDCTHIRIKAPSGAHEADFVNRKSFHSINVQMVCNADCVISNVVAKWPGSVHDSRIFRASEIYQCLSQGEFSGVLLGDRGYGCQPFLLTPFTDPQEAQQAYNHAHARTRARVEMTFGLLKARFHCLHKLRVSPVRACDITVACAVLHNVACLRKERAPRVPPAMDWDNPAIFPDDDSGRLLRDQYVLNYFS is encoded by the exons atggcaactagagccgcgtacttttccccgtcggaagcacaaatcctcatggaggcatacgaggaggtaaaagatataattaagaagaaaggcaacaccgccacagtgataaagcaaagagaaaaagcgtggcaaagtattgcagaccgcctgaatgc attaaacatgaacgggccaaaacggacatggcagcaggtcaaaatcaaatacaagaacattctgcagaatg cagtgaaaaagaatacccacagacaaggcacgggtggtgggtcaccaaaggctgaccttaccccagcagaggacatggccttggagctaaataaaggcaggcccgtcttagaggggatccctggggggaaagagacgagcataggttcctcccaagatgccacccgcttcattcaag tgtctggcagcactgtgttcctgttagagccaccagcacaagcaccagacgatgctgatcca ggtgaaggccccagtgcagcagcaacagcacatgatggagacgatgatgaggaggagaccatctctctggattccagaaggcatgag gacccagatgctatacagtgggaaaaccagcctggcaacata agctcacaagctatcagaaagttgtatggcaaccacctccggcgccaaatagaactggcagacatagacattcagtacaagaagaaaaagatggaaaatcttgcactggagtccgaaataaaaaagaggacaattaggaaactggaccttgaaataaaaaaacttgagagggag ctccaagaagatgacacagctga tgaccatctatatgaaagatacaggttttctgcagatggcatcaggtatctatgcagactactgggtcccaggattaagcaccgcactgcacggagccatgcactgagtgtggagcaaatggtttgtgtggccttgcgcttttttgctagtggagccttcctgtactcagtgggggatgcagaacagctgaacaaggccacaatttgccgcacaataaggagtgtgtgtctggctatcaaagcattagcagatgtcttcatctccttccctggccacagaagactctgtgacatcaaagaggagttctataggattgcag tggactgcacacacataaggataaaagccccctcaggtgcccatgaggccgattttgtgaataggaaatcctttcacagcattaatgttcag atggtctgcaatgctgactgtgtgatcagcaatgttgtggcaaaatggcctggctcagtccatgactccagaatctttcgggcctctgaaatctatcagtgcctatcacaag gtgaattctctggtgtgttgctgggagacagggggtatggctgccagccttttctcctgacacctttcacagacccccaggaagcacagcaggcctacaaccatgcccatgccaggaccagggccagagttgaaatgacctttggcctcctgaaggcacgctttcactgccttcacaaattaagggtcagccctgttagggcatgtgatattactgtggcttgtgctgtcctccacaatgtggcctgcctgaggaaggagagggcccccagagtgccaccagccatggactgggacaatccggcaat
- the LOC136967970 gene encoding putative nuclease HARBI1 isoform X1: MATRAAYFSPSEAQILMEAYEEVKDIIKKKGNTATVIKQREKAWQSIADRLNALNMNGPKRTWQQVKIKYKNILQNAVKKNTHRQGTGGGSPKADLTPAEDMALELNKGRPVLEGIPGGKETSIGSSQDATRFIQVSGSTVFLLEPPAQAPDDADPGEGPSAAATAHDGDDDEEETISLDSRRHEDPDAIQWENQPGNISSQAIRKLYGNHLRRQIELADIDIQYKKKKMENLALESEIKKRTIRKLDLEIKKLERELQEDDTADDHLYERYRFSADGIRYLCRLLGPRIKHRTARSHALSVEQMVCVALRFFASGAFLYSVGDAEQLNKATICRTIRSVCLAIKALADVFISFPGHRRLCDIKEEFYRIAGFPNVIGAVDCTHIRIKAPSGAHEADFVNRKSFHSINVQMVCNADCVISNVVAKWPGSVHDSRIFRASEIYQCLSQGEFSGVLLGDRGYGCQPFLLTPFTDPQEAQQAYNHAHARTRARVEMTFGLLKARFHCLHKLRVSPVRACDITVACAVLHNVACLRKERAPRVPPAMDWDNPAIFPDDDSGRLLRDQYVLNYFS, encoded by the exons atggcaactagagccgcgtacttttccccgtcggaagcacaaatcctcatggaggcatacgaggaggtaaaagatataattaagaagaaaggcaacaccgccacagtgataaagcaaagagaaaaagcgtggcaaagtattgcagaccgcctgaatgc attaaacatgaacgggccaaaacggacatggcagcaggtcaaaatcaaatacaagaacattctgcagaatg cagtgaaaaagaatacccacagacaaggcacgggtggtgggtcaccaaaggctgaccttaccccagcagaggacatggccttggagctaaataaaggcaggcccgtcttagaggggatccctggggggaaagagacgagcataggttcctcccaagatgccacccgcttcattcaag tgtctggcagcactgtgttcctgttagagccaccagcacaagcaccagacgatgctgatcca ggtgaaggccccagtgcagcagcaacagcacatgatggagacgatgatgaggaggagaccatctctctggattccagaaggcatgag gacccagatgctatacagtgggaaaaccagcctggcaacata agctcacaagctatcagaaagttgtatggcaaccacctccggcgccaaatagaactggcagacatagacattcagtacaagaagaaaaagatggaaaatcttgcactggagtccgaaataaaaaagaggacaattaggaaactggaccttgaaataaaaaaacttgagagggag ctccaagaagatgacacagctga tgaccatctatatgaaagatacaggttttctgcagatggcatcaggtatctatgcagactactgggtcccaggattaagcaccgcactgcacggagccatgcactgagtgtggagcaaatggtttgtgtggccttgcgcttttttgctagtggagccttcctgtactcagtgggggatgcagaacagctgaacaaggccacaatttgccgcacaataaggagtgtgtgtctggctatcaaagcattagcagatgtcttcatctccttccctggccacagaagactctgtgacatcaaagaggagttctataggattgcag gtttccccaatgtcattggtgcagtggactgcacacacataaggataaaagccccctcaggtgcccatgaggccgattttgtgaataggaaatcctttcacagcattaatgttcag atggtctgcaatgctgactgtgtgatcagcaatgttgtggcaaaatggcctggctcagtccatgactccagaatctttcgggcctctgaaatctatcagtgcctatcacaag gtgaattctctggtgtgttgctgggagacagggggtatggctgccagccttttctcctgacacctttcacagacccccaggaagcacagcaggcctacaaccatgcccatgccaggaccagggccagagttgaaatgacctttggcctcctgaaggcacgctttcactgccttcacaaattaagggtcagccctgttagggcatgtgatattactgtggcttgtgctgtcctccacaatgtggcctgcctgaggaaggagagggcccccagagtgccaccagccatggactgggacaatccggcaat
- the LOC136967970 gene encoding uncharacterized protein isoform X3 codes for MATRAAYFSPSEAQILMEAYEEVKDIIKKKGNTATVIKQREKAWQSIADRLNALNMNGPKRTWQQVKIKYKNILQNAVKKNTHRQGTGGGSPKADLTPAEDMALELNKGRPVLEGIPGGKETSIGSSQDATRFIQVSGSTVFLLEPPAQAPDDADPGEGPSAAATAHDGDDDEEETISLDSRRHEDPDAIQWENQPGNISSQAIRKLYGNHLRRQIELADIDIQYKKKKMENLALESEIKKRTIRKLDLEIKKLERELQEDDTADDHLYERYRFSADGISGAFLYSVGDAEQLNKATICRTIRSVCLAIKALADVFISFPGHRRLCDIKEEFYRIAGFPNVIGAVDCTHIRIKAPSGAHEADFVNRKSFHSINVQMVCNADCVISNVVAKWPGSVHDSRIFRASEIYQCLSQGEFSGVLLGDRGYGCQPFLLTPFTDPQEAQQAYNHAHARTRARVEMTFGLLKARFHCLHKLRVSPVRACDITVACAVLHNVACLRKERAPRVPPAMDWDNPAIFPDDDSGRLLRDQYVLNYFS; via the exons atggcaactagagccgcgtacttttccccgtcggaagcacaaatcctcatggaggcatacgaggaggtaaaagatataattaagaagaaaggcaacaccgccacagtgataaagcaaagagaaaaagcgtggcaaagtattgcagaccgcctgaatgc attaaacatgaacgggccaaaacggacatggcagcaggtcaaaatcaaatacaagaacattctgcagaatg cagtgaaaaagaatacccacagacaaggcacgggtggtgggtcaccaaaggctgaccttaccccagcagaggacatggccttggagctaaataaaggcaggcccgtcttagaggggatccctggggggaaagagacgagcataggttcctcccaagatgccacccgcttcattcaag tgtctggcagcactgtgttcctgttagagccaccagcacaagcaccagacgatgctgatcca ggtgaaggccccagtgcagcagcaacagcacatgatggagacgatgatgaggaggagaccatctctctggattccagaaggcatgag gacccagatgctatacagtgggaaaaccagcctggcaacata agctcacaagctatcagaaagttgtatggcaaccacctccggcgccaaatagaactggcagacatagacattcagtacaagaagaaaaagatggaaaatcttgcactggagtccgaaataaaaaagaggacaattaggaaactggaccttgaaataaaaaaacttgagagggag ctccaagaagatgacacagctga tgaccatctatatgaaagatacaggttttctgcagatggcatcag tggagccttcctgtactcagtgggggatgcagaacagctgaacaaggccacaatttgccgcacaataaggagtgtgtgtctggctatcaaagcattagcagatgtcttcatctccttccctggccacagaagactctgtgacatcaaagaggagttctataggattgcag gtttccccaatgtcattggtgcagtggactgcacacacataaggataaaagccccctcaggtgcccatgaggccgattttgtgaataggaaatcctttcacagcattaatgttcag atggtctgcaatgctgactgtgtgatcagcaatgttgtggcaaaatggcctggctcagtccatgactccagaatctttcgggcctctgaaatctatcagtgcctatcacaag gtgaattctctggtgtgttgctgggagacagggggtatggctgccagccttttctcctgacacctttcacagacccccaggaagcacagcaggcctacaaccatgcccatgccaggaccagggccagagttgaaatgacctttggcctcctgaaggcacgctttcactgccttcacaaattaagggtcagccctgttagggcatgtgatattactgtggcttgtgctgtcctccacaatgtggcctgcctgaggaaggagagggcccccagagtgccaccagccatggactgggacaatccggcaat